CCTGTCGCCGTTTGGGGGCGAGCCACGGACGACTCTGAGGGAGAAGACACGAGGTTGGCGCAGAAGAGATCGGAGACGAGGGAGAGGACCGCAAGGGAGGGGAAGAGTCACGCCGCCCAGCGCCGGCCTGCACGCCGCCAACGTCGCCGGTGTTGTCGCAATGAGAAAGAGAGCCCGCCGGACCGTCGCGGAGCTGTCCCTGCTGCCGTGCCCAGCTGCAGTTGGGAGCCCTGCCGTTGCTCATGGGGTTACGCCAGTTAGCTTCTGCCGCCGGAAAATGCCCCTGCTGCGTCGTCGGAGAattctgccggtaagggttttaattgagaTTTCTGTTCTTTTGAAATCCCGGGAAGATTGTTGATACTGTGTTGTTGTACAGCTACTATTATCAGAAATTCGGGCCGCCGCCGTCACTCGAGAATTATTGGCGGAGCTGCTGCCGGGCTGCCGCCGATCCGGTTCGGAGATCGtcgctgtttcggttcagcctTTCTCCCTCGGTCTTGGTAAGCGTTTTGGTTCGAGGAGCCTTTTGTCGTTGTTCTGATAATTTCGGCTGAGGCGTTGTAGCGTTATTTGTCACAGGGTTTATATCGATGCTTGCGTGTCGTGCTCGGAGTTTGCGACTGCTTCGTTTCGCTAGCTCAGTAAGTAATTTATGTTtcgaaaagcctcgcgttagtattcggttgtgtttggttaatgaatatgagttttggtaacgtggggtcATTCCTGATTGTTATATgctgcgattagtgttgctatggttaccGCGGGAGTAGCTTGGAGCCGAGGTTGCGGTTGTTGGTGATCCCGGtttaagagaggagattcctgtgacgcgtttgggttatggatttgcgttttgaggtaggggcgctttccaaaaactatagtttattattggaattattacatatgggtactgatgtgagatattgtgtatttggtgattgtatctgccttatgtattatttgattgactcgaatgactatggatgtcgGTTTGGccgaattgttgtgtggcttatgaaatgtaatgtttgaagttgattctttaaagatttgaaatgagtttaatccattgagtattggtttgaattgagtcaattattttgatgatgtggaagatagaatactcttgaaattcagcctcggttgctttaattgatttggttttgataaatgatttattgctgaaCATTACAGCTaaatttgagatttttataaaaattgctgttgactagatatacacttatctatatgtggaactttgaagatttcttatacagtttaacaactatttattccTAATACCTCGaccgtacttttactggtttatggaACTGCATTTACTTTAAATTACAATTTGACCTTCTAGTAATTTTATTATAGTTCCAaggcacatcttcatttgattatgtatttgaatatttttcaaaattttgaaaagaaaggatttaccacttttgtctcggttgagtttcgtttgataagctctacttaacttattttgaattgagtttgatttagcatgctatatggtttatgccattgttgttcttttgaaaatgttggactcatggctttcttcttatgaacggactggttccttcttaagcttttcacctctatgaatgtcatacgtgacTCTGTTTTTAACTattcttttacatcttgtgaacattaccattgatcttggtttgtcctctcttgtgaatctcatccttacgtgagtcagtttgattcgtttcaagttagtgcattgtttattcttCCATTATCTCTACAaaagtttttagtcaaagatttatcattaagaaattacaaatgattgagttgtctttttctgacttttgtattcttttggatcaattgaaagcttatttgatgtctcatgcctagtggatcttgtttgaactattttggtttaagatcctttcttgcgaGGCTTGACTCATTTTTAGTACATCttgaacttcttgaatgttcttttgAAATGGTGATTTTAAGAACGCTTTTGGaatcttgttttgaattttataaagcagattgaattctctttgaagaagttccaaATCGAACTTATTTTTCAGTTGCTTGatttagattgaaaccattgttcaattttgacgaagttaatttaaagttgtcatgcgctattttaaatgaagttttgaaaagcttctttgtttagtggaaaccggtttgtttgtaacgcaccacttatttcctttaccaaattgtaagcaaatttttacttcggagtttcttttctaaaaagagtttaccttcctctttcgtacttgttatgaatgttatacacgcttgtttgaatacgaaattttgagaattttgaacaagcatttgattacttccgagtttttatgaactgcttttggttacATTGTGCACCTAACTATCCTCCTAaagtatttgaggaaatattttagctcttagtcaaagttgtgtgcattttgtttttggaactctacataatctacttcaacatgaaattgtattgaagtaaagccacatttatgcttttgNNNNNNNNNNNNNNNNNNNNNNNNNNNNNNNNNNNNNNNNNNNNNNNNNNNNNNNNNNNNNNNNNNNNNNNNNNNNNNNNNNNNNNNNNNNNNNNNNNNNNNNNNNNNNNNNNNNNNNNNNNNNNNNNNNNNNNNNNNNNNNNNNNNNNNNNNNNNNNNNNNNNNNNNNNNNNNNNNNNNNNNNNNNNNNAATTTGGggtttgtaaagtgcttgatggagttggaaagttgaaactttgaggttgatatgagattagtatGCGGAGGTTGAACACGTCGTTTTAACTCCATCCTGTTTGATAGCCTTTGATGCCTTGCCcttctatcacatgattgacccatgttatcttttgcattgagcctacctggtaacgtttgctttgcaatcactcctacctttacatccttatgcttatgacaatcaaagtatttagAAATCGTATATATGATtgtattttgagatatttttgcttcttccttaaatgtgttcaagggtgaactgttatggaatttcttNNNNNNNNNNNNNNNNNNNNNNNNNNNNNNNNNNNNNNNNNNNNNNNNNNNNNNNNNNNNNNNNNNNNNNNNNNNNNNNNNNNNNNNNNNNNNNNNNNNNNNNNNNNNNNNNNNNNNNNNNNNNNNNNNNNNNNNNNNNNNNNNNNNNNNNatgagcctgagatgatttgagaaatgagatctttaaagccaaggctgaaaagagttgaaactcgatttcaaagtgaaatgaattgtatattttagtattaaatagtataagtgtcgtcgtaatgtccgagctatcagagttacgcagccggaagcgtgagctttggtagttagggtgttacataatctatggtgtgtagaaactctaccgttgaaaatacataagaacaaggtccaggcatggccgagaggccagccccctaaacatgatcaaaggatcaaaagataatccaaagat
The DNA window shown above is from Arachis ipaensis cultivar K30076 chromosome B08, Araip1.1, whole genome shotgun sequence and carries:
- the LOC110265616 gene encoding uncharacterized protein LOC110265616, which gives rise to MRKRARRTVAELSLLPCPAAVGSPAVAHGVTPVSFCRRKMPLLRRRRILPLLLSEIRAAAVTRELLAELLPGCRRSGSEIVAVSVQPFSLGLGFISMLACRARSLRLLRFASSCCYGYRGSSLEPRLRLLVIPV